DNA sequence from the Bradyrhizobium diazoefficiens genome:
ACGAGAACGGCGGCGAGGCGGTTTTCCTCGGCGCCGTTCCCGATGACGAAGCCAAGCTCGAGGCTGCCATGCGCCAGGCGCTGGCGGATACCGACATGCTGGTGCTGTCCGGCGGCACGTCGAAGGGTGCGGGCGATCTGTCCCATCGCATCATTAGCCGGCTCGGCCAGCCCGGCATCATCGCGCATGGCGTTGCGCTCAAGCCCGGCAAGCCGCTCTGCCTTGCGGTGTGCGACGGCAAGCCGGTCGTGATCCTGCCAGGCTTCCCGACCTCGGCGATGTTCTCCTTCCACGACATGATCGTGCCAGTGTTGCGCAGGATGGCCGGACTGCCGCCGCGCTCCGATGCCAAAGTCAGCGCGACCGTGCCGGTGCGCATCGCCTCAGAACTCGGTCGCGCGGAATTCGTGATGGTCGCGCTGGTCGAAGGCAAGGATGGCTTGATTGCCTATCCCACCGGCAAGGGCTCGGGCGCGATCACGTCGTTCGCTCAGGCCGACGGCTTTTTGCGCATCGACGCGCTCGCCGACCAGATGCCGGCGGGAACCGAAGCCGAGGTGACGCTGTTCACGCCGCATGTGCGGGTGCCCGATCTCGTCATCGTCGGCAGCCATTGCACCGGCCTCGATCTCGTCACAGCGCCGCTCGCGCATTCCGGCCTGATCGTGCGCTCGATCGCCGTCGGCAGCCTCGGCGGACTCGCGGCGGCGCGGCGCGGCGAATGCGATCTTGCGCCGATCCATCTGTTCGACGACAAGACCGAGACCTACAACACGCCCTATCTCGTCGAGGGGCTCGAGCTCGTGCCGGGCTGGCGACGGATGCAGGGCATCGTATTTCGCAAGGGCGACGAGCGTTTTGAAGAGCTCGGCGCGAAGGAGGCCGTTGCCGCCGCGCTCAGCGACCCCACTTGCATCATGGTCAACCGCAACCAGGGTGCCGGCACGCGCATCCTGATCGACCGGCTGCTCGGCGGCGCGCGGCCCGAAGGCTACTGGAACCAGCCGCGCTCGCACAATGCGGTGGCCGCGGCCGTCGCGCAGCACCGCGCCGACTGGGGCATGACGATTGCGCCGGTCGCCCATGCGGTCGGCCTCGGTTTCATTCCGCTCGCGGAAGAGCATTATGACTTTGCCCTGGTGACGTCGCGCAAGCAGCGTCCTGCAGTGCAGGCGTTCCTCGACGCACTCGGCTCGGACGAAGCCAGAGCGGCGCTGGAGCGAGCGGGCTTCCGACCGGCTTAGACAACGGGCGTTCGTCCCCCGTTCGATATGCCCATGACTCGTAAGGCAGTTCAGGCCGCGTCATCCAGCACCGCCAGCCGCTCGGCTTCCGCGATATCTTCGACCGTGTTGGCATTGAAGAACGGATCGAGCGGCTCGGTCGGCCATGTCACCGTCGTGAGCGGATAGCGCGCGGTCCAGCGGTCGATCTTGCGGAGGTCCTCGACGACCAGCGCGTGACGCAGCTCGTGACGCAAAGCGACGCCCCACAGGCCGATCACCGGATGCGACTGGTCGCCCGATGCGGCGACGGCCAGCTGCGCGCTCTCCCGTTCCCGCGCCTCATGCAGGCGCGCGACGAGGTCGCGTGGCAGAAACGGGCAGTCGCCGGCGGCGCTGAGCACCCATTCGATCTCCGGTCGGTTCGCGGCGGTCCAATCGAGCGCCGCGAGAATGCCGGCGAGCGGGCCGGGAAAGCCGGGCACGTCGTCGGCAATGACCTGCAAGCCGAACGCGGCGAAGCGCGCGGGATCACCGTTCGCGTTGAGGATTAGCCCGCTGCACTGCGGCGAGAGGCGCGTGATCACGCGCTCCAGGATGGTGCGGCCGCCGATCGTGCGCATCGGCTTGTCGCCGCCGCCCATGCGCCGCGCCAGACCGCCGGCGAGCAGCACGCCTTGCGTCAGTGGAATTTCAGTCGTCACCGCCTTCACCCTTGCGCTTGTGCTTCGCCGATTCTTCTTCGACATAAGCAAGGTTCTGGTCGTAGACGATCCGCTCCTCGCCCGCGAGCGCGATAAAGCGTTTGCCGCGGGTACGTCCGACCAGCGTCAGGCCCACTTGCCGCGCGAGATCAACGCCCCAGGCGGTGAAGCCGGAACGCGATACCAGGATGGGAATGCCCATCCGCACGGTCTTGATCACCATCTCCGAGGTGAGGCGGCCCGTGGTGTAGAGGATCTTGTCGGAAGCATCGACGCCGTGGCGGTACATCCAGCCCGCGATCTTGTCGACGGCATTGTGGCGGCCGACATCCTCGGTGTAGCAGAGCGGCTCGCCCTCCTTGCAGAGGACGCAGCCGTGGATCGCGCCGGCCTCGAGATAAAGCGAGGGCATGCTGTTGATGATCTGGGTCATCTGGTAGAGCCAGGACGTGCGCAGCTCGGCCTTCGGCAAAGCGACGCTCTCGACTGCCTCTAGCAGATCACCAAAGGCCGTGCCTTGTGCGCAGCCCGAGGTCTGCGTGCGCTTCTTCAGCTTGGCTTCGAAATTGGTGTGGTGCTCGGTGCGCACGACCACGACCTGCAGGTCGTCATCGTATTCGACCTCGGTGACCGCATCATTATATTTCAGCATGTTCTGGTTGAGCAGGTAGCCCAGTGCCAGATATTCCGGGTAGTCGCCGATCGTCATCATGGTGACGATCTCCTGGGAATTCAGGTAGAGCGTCAACGGCCGCTCCATCGGCACCTTGATCTCGACCTTGGCGCCGGTCTGGTCGGTCCCGGTCACGCTCTGGGTCAGGCGCGGATCGTCGGGGTTCGGGACAATCAGGGGCACCCGGGCTTTGACGATCTTCATCATGGGCGCGACGTTAGCATGACATTCGGGTCAAGCCGATATAAGCATGCGCACGACGATGGAAAAGTTGGTTCCGGCGCGTCATGCAGCCGGCGGAGATCGAGTTGCGATGAAAGTCATCGGCCTTGCAGGCTGGAGCGGTGCGGGCAAGACCACGCTGCTAACGCGGCTGATTCCGCATTTCAACGCGCAGGGTGTGCGCGTCTCCGTGATCAAGCATGCGCATCACCAGTTCGACGTCGACTTGCCCGGCAAGGATTCCTGGCGCCACCGTGAGGCCGGTGCGGCCGAGGTGCTGGTGGCTTCGTCGAACCGCTGGGCCTTGATGCATGAGTTGCGCGGGGCGGCTGAGCCGCGGCTGGCGGAACTCTTGGGCAAGCTTTCCGCGGTCGATCTCGTGGTGGTCGAAGGCTTCAAGCGCGAGCCGCATCGCAAGATCGAGGTCTATCGCGCCGCCAACGACAAGCCGCTGCTGTTTCACGACGATTCCGGAATAGTCGGGATTGCGACCGACGCTGCGATTGAAACCCGGCTGCCGACCGTCCATCTCGACGATATCGAGGCTGCGGCGGCATTGCTGCTCCGTGCGGCAATGCCGGTCGAGGAAGCGGTTGCAAGAAGCGCAGCGATGCGCTGACGAGGCACCATGGCGCAACTCTCGGACGATTGCTTTGCTTTCGGTGGACCGATGATGTCGGTCGACGAGGCCGTCGGCCTGATCACGACGCGCGTCAACGCTATTGCCGATCTTGAGACGGTGGCGCTCGTTGATGCCGATGGACGCGTGCTGGCGCGCGATATCGCGGCGCTGCTGCCGCTGCCGCCGTTCACCAACTCGGCCGTCGATGGTTACGCCGTGCGCAATGCGGATCTTCCGGAAAGCGGGGAGCAGGCGTTCCCGCTCGATGGCCGCATCCAGGCCGGTGGTCTCGCGAACACCGCAATCAAGCCAGGCCACACCGCGCGCATTTTCACGGGCGCACCGATGCCGCCGGAGGCCGAGACCGTCTTCATGCAGGAGGACGTCCGCATCGACGAGGCCGGCAGGATCGTGCTGCCGCCGGGGTTGAAGCCGGGAGCGAATGTCCGCCCCGCCGGCGAGGACATTCCCGAGGGTCACGTCGCGCTGTGCGCAGGCCAGCGACTGCGGCCGCAGCATGTCGCGCTTGCCGCGGCTTTCGGCCTGACCAGGCTCGACGTTGTCAGGCGCATCCGCGTCGCGGTGTTCTCGACCGGCGACGAACTGGCTTCGCCTGGAGAGCCGCGCGCGCCATCCCAGCTGTTCGATTCCAACCGCTTCATGCTGATGGCGATGCTGCGCCGTCTCGGCTGCGAGGTCAGTGACCTCGGCATTCTGCGCGACGATCGCGCCTCGCTCGCGAACGGCCTGAAGCAGGTTGCAGGCGCACATGACCTGATCCTCACCACCGGCGGCGTCTCGACCGGCGAGGAGGATCACGTCAAGGCAGCGGTCGAGAGTGTCGGCTCTCTCGTGCTGTGGCGGATGGCGATCAAGCCCGGCCGGCCCGTGGCAATGGGAATCGTCGGTGGCACGCCGCTGATCGGGCTGCCCGGCAATCCCGTCGCAAGCTTCGTGACCTTCGTCCATGTGGTGCGACCGACCGTGCTGGCGCTCGCCGGCAGCTTACCGGAACCGCTCTTGCCGATCCCGCTGCGTGCGGCATTCACCTACAAAAAGAAGCAGGGCCGCCGTGAATATGTGCGCGCGTCATTGCGGCGCGGAGAGGATGGCGCGCTGGAGGCGGTCAAATTCCCCCGCGAGGGGGCCGGGTTACTGTCGTCATTGGTGGAGACCGACGGCCTCGTTGAACTCGGCGAGGACATCACGCAGGTTGAGCCGGGGCAGGGTGTGGGTTTTCTATCCTATGCCGATCTGATCTGAGGCGACGCGTTGACGCCGTCGACCCGTCCCGCCATGTTGCGCCCATGACCAGAACGACGCTTGATCTCACCGGGCTGAAATGCCCGTTGCCGGCCTTGAAAACACGTAAGGCGCTGAAACCGTTGCAGCCGGGCGATCAGCTCGAAGTGCACTGCACCGATCCGTTGTCGGTGATTGATATTCCGAACCTGATTCGCGAGACCGGCGACTCGGTGGAGATCACCGAGCGCAACGATGCCCGCATCGTATTCTTGATTGAAAAATCGAATGGTTCGATAGACGGCGCCAATGCTGCGCTGCGTTCTTGAGCGCGTTCCCGCGTTGATACCGACCATTTATCTATCGACATCGAACACGGCTTCTGCCCCAATTGACTTTGTCCGTGCAGGCACGGAGGTTGAGTCTTGTCTGCCATGCGTAGATCAACGGGCCACACGCGAAGCCTGCGCGACCCCGTCGGGCATAGAGTTCCGTTCGAGGGGTTAACTTTTCAGACGCGCGTGGCGATCCTGGCGCGCGTCGGGTGATTGTGCGGAGCAGCAGGGACAACAGCTGCAATGCAATGGGCTGAGGAACGGGATCGTAGCGGCAGTCTCGCTCAGAAGGGCGGCTGCAGGGGAGGAAGCCGACGATGGGAATCTTATCTTTTCTTGATCGCGAACATACCGTCGCGAAACCTGGATACAGCCGATGGATGGTGCCGCCGGCTGCACTGTGTGTGCATCTCTGCATCGGCCAGGCCTATGCCTTCAGTGTTTTCAATCTGCCGATGACCAAGTTGATCGGTGTGAGCCAGTCCGCACCTGAGGACTGGAAGCTGACCGAGCTCGGCTGGATCTTTTCGATCGCCATCTTCTTTCTCGGAGTCTCTTCGGCCGTGTTTGGTCGTTGGGTCGAAGAGGGCGGCCCGCGTCGGGCCATGTTCACCGCCGCATGCTGCTGGGCTGGCGGATTCTTCATATCGGCTCTCGGTGTGTACGCGCATCAGTTGTGGGTTATCTATCTCGGCTACGGCCTGCTCGGCGGCATCGCGCTCGGCATTGGCTATATCTCGCCGGTCTCTACGCTGATCAAATGGTTTCCCGACAGACCCGGCATGGCGACGGGTATGGCAATTATGGGTTTTGGCGGCGGCGCGTTTATCGCCTCGCCACTTTCGGTTTGGTTGATGAGCAAGTTTCAGACCGCGACCCATATCGGCGTCGCCGAGACGTTCATTGTACTCGGTGTGGTCTATTTCGTGTTCATGATCATTGGCTCAATCATCGTGCGCGTGCCGGCGCCCGGTTGGAAGCCCGCGGGATACGTCGCGCCGACGCAGTCGAGGAAGCTAATTACGCGCAATGACGTGTTCGTCTACGATGCGCTGAAGACACCGCAGTTCTGGTTGATCTGGTGGGTTCTGTGCCTCAACGTGACCGCCGGTATCGGCGTGCTGGGACAGGCCTCGGCCATGAGCCAGGAGATGTTCCCCGGCCATATCACCCCGGTCGCAGCCGCGGGCTTCGTCGGCCTGATGAGCCTGTTCAACATGGGCGGTCGGTTCTGCTGGGCATCGATCTCCGATTATATCGGCCGCCGTAACACCTACTTCGTGTTCATGCTCCTCGGCTTCGCGCTGTACTGTACTGTTCCCTACACAGGCTCGATCGGTAGTGTGGCTGGGTTCGTCATCTGCTTCCTCATCATCATCAGCATGTATGGTGGCGGCTTCTCCACCGTTCCCGCCTATCTCAGGGATATGTTCGGTACTCGCTATGTCGGTGCCATCCACGGTCTGCTGCTCACGGCATGGTCGATGGCCGGCATCTTCGGGCCAGTGCTGGTCAACTACATCCGCGAGTACAACGTTTCGCATGGCGTGCCGAAAGCGCAGGCCTACAACACCACCATGTACATTATGGCCGGCCTGCTAGTGATCGGCTTTATCTGCAATTTCCTCGTCAAGGCGGTGGACGCCCGCTTCCATATGAAGTCGGATGATTCACGCGGAACTGAACCCCAGGAAGCGAACGCCACGGCGCCGGCCGCGGTGCGGGCATAAGGATATTGATCATGAGCACCGAAGACCATCCGACTACGACGCTGCAACTGGTTCTCGCGTGGGGATTTGTGGGCATCCCGCTTTTGTTTGGGGTGGTGCAAACGCTCATCAATTCAATGAAGTTATTCCAATAGGGTCGCTTGTTCTAGGGGCCCCCATTTCATTACGAGCGGGGGCCGCCTTAGAGCGCGAAGGAGGTTATGCGGGGGCATGGCAGGGCGGCTGCCTGCCCCCTAAATACGTTCTAAATTCTCTTGGCGTCTGGTATACCAGAAGCTAGAGTTACCTGGAATGAGCCTCGATCCCCGGGATGCAGTTGACGCGGTTCCCCGTAGTCGGGCTTGGAAATTCAGGTGGACCGCGATGACTACGCTGCCTGCGATCATCGGGCTTTTGAGGAGAACGCGACGTTTCCATGAGCAGCAACGACGACGTTCACAAGGTCAGGGAATTCGAGCATCCGGGCGAGGGGCGCCGGCGCGCCAAGGCCACGCCCAAGGGCCGGCAGGTCGATCCCACCGCCGCGCATGAGATCGAGCAGTTGCTCGGCGACAGGCCGCGGCGGCGCGATCTCCTGATCGAATATCTGCATCTGATCCAGGACCACTATCACCAGATCTCGGCCGCGCATCTGGCCGCTCTCGCCGACGAGATGAAGCTCGCCTTCGCCGAAGTGTTCGAGACCGCCACCTTCTATGCGCATTTCGACGTGGTGAAGGAAGGCGAGCCCGATATCGCGCCGCTGACGATCCGCGTCTGCGATTCGCTGACCTGCGCGATGCTCGGCGGTGAAAAACTGCTCGCGGATTTGCAAGACGCGTCCGGCCCCGGCATCCGCGTCGTGCGCGCGCCCTGCGTCGGCCGTTGCGATACCGCGCCTGCCGCCGAGGTCGGCCATAACTTTGTCGACCATGCGACGGTCGCTAATGTGATGGCGGCAGCGAAGGCTGGCGACACCCACGCGCATCTGCCGAAATATATCGACTACGATGCCTATGTCGCCGACGGCGGCTACAAGCTGCTCAATCGTCTGCGCTCCGGCGAATTGTCGAAGGATGACCTGTTGAAGGCGCTGGACGACGCCTCGCTGCGCGGCCTCGGCGGCGCCGGCTTCCCGACGGGGCGCAAATGGCGCGCGGTGCTCGGCGAGCCCGGTCCGCGGCTGATGGCGATCAACGGCGACGAGGGCGAGCCCGGCACCTTCAAGGACCGCGTCTATCTCGAAACCGATCCGCACCGCTTCATCGAGGGCATGCTGATCGGCGCGCATGTGGTGCAGGCCTCCGACATGTACATCTACATTCGCGACGAATATCCGGCCTCGCGCGAGATCCTCGAACGCGAGATCGCAAAGCTTCCCGCGGGCGGCCCGACGCTGCACATGCGCCGCGGCGCCGGCGCTTACATTTGCGGAGAGGAATCTTCGCTGCTCGAAAGCATCGAGGGCAAGCGCGGCCTGCCCAGGCACAAGCCGCCTTATCCGTTCCAGGTCGGCCTCTTCGGGCTGCCGACGCTGATCAACAATATCGAGACGCTATGGTGGGTGCGCGACATCGTCGAGAAGGGCGCCGACTGGTGGAAGGGCAATGGCCGCCATGAGCGTCATGGCCTGCGCAGCTTCTCGGTCTCCGGCCGCGTCAACAGTCCCGGCATGAAGCTTGCGCCCGCGGGCATCACCGTGCGTGAGCTGATCGATGAATATTGCGGCGGTATGGCCGATGGCCATCAGTTCTATGCTTACTTACCGGGCGGCGCCTCCGGCGGCATCCTGCCGGCGTCGATGGACGACATCCCGCTCGATTTCGGCACGCTGGAAAAATACGGCTGCTTCATCGGCTCGGCGGCGATCGTGATCTTGTCGCAAAAGGACAGCGTGCGCGCGGCGGCACTCAACCTGATGAAGTTCTTCGAGGACGAGAGCTGCGGCCAGTGCACGCCGTGCCGCGTCGGAACCCAGAAGGCGGCGCAGTTGATGCAGAAGCCGGTCTGGAACCGCGCATTGCTGGAAGAATTGAGCCAGGCGATGCGCGATGCCTCGATCTGCGGGCTCGGACAGGCGGCATCGAATCCCCTGTCCTCCGTGATCAAATATTTCCCTGACGAGTTCAAGGAAGCGGCGGAATGACGAAAATTACGTTCGAGCTCGACGGCAAGCAGGTCGAAGCCAAACCCGGCGAGACGATCTGGCAGGTCGCGAAACGCCAGGGCCGCGAGATCCCGCACCTGTGTTATTCGCCTGCGCCCGACTATCGCCCCGACGGCAATTGCCGCGCCTGCATGGTCGAGATCGAGGGCGAGCGCGTGCTGGCGGCCTCGTGCAAGCGCACGCCGTCGGTTGGCATGAAGGTGAAGACCGAATCCGCGCGTG
Encoded proteins:
- a CDS encoding molybdopterin biosynthesis protein produces the protein MGSGVTMISKQPDRSALEQEQFLRILSREEALARFEAALFPRAIPSQQRKLGDALGTALAEDITAPIDVPPFDRSNVDGFAVRSADLSAAGEGAPVRLALNGETIHCGTAPALQVAVGTATSIATGGPLPRGADAVVMVEHTQPAGPDAIDIRRAVSPGQFVSYAGSDIARGEALLRAGTIIGSREIGMLAACGVAEVNVPRKPRVAVISTGDELVQPGEALGPAAIYDTNGAIVAAVIDENGGEAVFLGAVPDDEAKLEAAMRQALADTDMLVLSGGTSKGAGDLSHRIISRLGQPGIIAHGVALKPGKPLCLAVCDGKPVVILPGFPTSAMFSFHDMIVPVLRRMAGLPPRSDAKVSATVPVRIASELGRAEFVMVALVEGKDGLIAYPTGKGSGAITSFAQADGFLRIDALADQMPAGTEAEVTLFTPHVRVPDLVIVGSHCTGLDLVTAPLAHSGLIVRSIAVGSLGGLAAARRGECDLAPIHLFDDKTETYNTPYLVEGLELVPGWRRMQGIVFRKGDERFEELGAKEAVAAALSDPTCIMVNRNQGAGTRILIDRLLGGARPEGYWNQPRSHNAVAAAVAQHRADWGMTIAPVAHAVGLGFIPLAEEHYDFALVTSRKQRPAVQAFLDALGSDEARAALERAGFRPA
- the mobA gene encoding molybdenum cofactor guanylyltransferase MobA: MKAVTTEIPLTQGVLLAGGLARRMGGGDKPMRTIGGRTILERVITRLSPQCSGLILNANGDPARFAAFGLQVIADDVPGFPGPLAGILAALDWTAANRPEIEWVLSAAGDCPFLPRDLVARLHEARERESAQLAVAASGDQSHPVIGLWGVALRHELRHALVVEDLRKIDRWTARYPLTTVTWPTEPLDPFFNANTVEDIAEAERLAVLDDAA
- the fdhD gene encoding formate dehydrogenase accessory sulfurtransferase FdhD translates to MMKIVKARVPLIVPNPDDPRLTQSVTGTDQTGAKVEIKVPMERPLTLYLNSQEIVTMMTIGDYPEYLALGYLLNQNMLKYNDAVTEVEYDDDLQVVVVRTEHHTNFEAKLKKRTQTSGCAQGTAFGDLLEAVESVALPKAELRTSWLYQMTQIINSMPSLYLEAGAIHGCVLCKEGEPLCYTEDVGRHNAVDKIAGWMYRHGVDASDKILYTTGRLTSEMVIKTVRMGIPILVSRSGFTAWGVDLARQVGLTLVGRTRGKRFIALAGEERIVYDQNLAYVEEESAKHKRKGEGGDD
- the mobB gene encoding molybdopterin-guanine dinucleotide biosynthesis protein B, producing the protein MKVIGLAGWSGAGKTTLLTRLIPHFNAQGVRVSVIKHAHHQFDVDLPGKDSWRHREAGAAEVLVASSNRWALMHELRGAAEPRLAELLGKLSAVDLVVVEGFKREPHRKIEVYRAANDKPLLFHDDSGIVGIATDAAIETRLPTVHLDDIEAAAALLLRAAMPVEEAVARSAAMR
- the glp gene encoding gephyrin-like molybdotransferase Glp, with product MAQLSDDCFAFGGPMMSVDEAVGLITTRVNAIADLETVALVDADGRVLARDIAALLPLPPFTNSAVDGYAVRNADLPESGEQAFPLDGRIQAGGLANTAIKPGHTARIFTGAPMPPEAETVFMQEDVRIDEAGRIVLPPGLKPGANVRPAGEDIPEGHVALCAGQRLRPQHVALAAAFGLTRLDVVRRIRVAVFSTGDELASPGEPRAPSQLFDSNRFMLMAMLRRLGCEVSDLGILRDDRASLANGLKQVAGAHDLILTTGGVSTGEEDHVKAAVESVGSLVLWRMAIKPGRPVAMGIVGGTPLIGLPGNPVASFVTFVHVVRPTVLALAGSLPEPLLPIPLRAAFTYKKKQGRREYVRASLRRGEDGALEAVKFPREGAGLLSSLVETDGLVELGEDITQVEPGQGVGFLSYADLI
- a CDS encoding sulfurtransferase TusA family protein, producing the protein MTRTTLDLTGLKCPLPALKTRKALKPLQPGDQLEVHCTDPLSVIDIPNLIRETGDSVEITERNDARIVFLIEKSNGSIDGANAALRS
- a CDS encoding OFA family MFS transporter is translated as MGILSFLDREHTVAKPGYSRWMVPPAALCVHLCIGQAYAFSVFNLPMTKLIGVSQSAPEDWKLTELGWIFSIAIFFLGVSSAVFGRWVEEGGPRRAMFTAACCWAGGFFISALGVYAHQLWVIYLGYGLLGGIALGIGYISPVSTLIKWFPDRPGMATGMAIMGFGGGAFIASPLSVWLMSKFQTATHIGVAETFIVLGVVYFVFMIIGSIIVRVPAPGWKPAGYVAPTQSRKLITRNDVFVYDALKTPQFWLIWWVLCLNVTAGIGVLGQASAMSQEMFPGHITPVAAAGFVGLMSLFNMGGRFCWASISDYIGRRNTYFVFMLLGFALYCTVPYTGSIGSVAGFVICFLIIISMYGGGFSTVPAYLRDMFGTRYVGAIHGLLLTAWSMAGIFGPVLVNYIREYNVSHGVPKAQAYNTTMYIMAGLLVIGFICNFLVKAVDARFHMKSDDSRGTEPQEANATAPAAVRA
- a CDS encoding NADH-ubiquinone oxidoreductase-F iron-sulfur binding region domain-containing protein, whose amino-acid sequence is MSSNDDVHKVREFEHPGEGRRRAKATPKGRQVDPTAAHEIEQLLGDRPRRRDLLIEYLHLIQDHYHQISAAHLAALADEMKLAFAEVFETATFYAHFDVVKEGEPDIAPLTIRVCDSLTCAMLGGEKLLADLQDASGPGIRVVRAPCVGRCDTAPAAEVGHNFVDHATVANVMAAAKAGDTHAHLPKYIDYDAYVADGGYKLLNRLRSGELSKDDLLKALDDASLRGLGGAGFPTGRKWRAVLGEPGPRLMAINGDEGEPGTFKDRVYLETDPHRFIEGMLIGAHVVQASDMYIYIRDEYPASREILEREIAKLPAGGPTLHMRRGAGAYICGEESSLLESIEGKRGLPRHKPPYPFQVGLFGLPTLINNIETLWWVRDIVEKGADWWKGNGRHERHGLRSFSVSGRVNSPGMKLAPAGITVRELIDEYCGGMADGHQFYAYLPGGASGGILPASMDDIPLDFGTLEKYGCFIGSAAIVILSQKDSVRAAALNLMKFFEDESCGQCTPCRVGTQKAAQLMQKPVWNRALLEELSQAMRDASICGLGQAASNPLSSVIKYFPDEFKEAAE